From the genome of Blautia pseudococcoides, one region includes:
- the nagA gene encoding N-acetylglucosamine-6-phosphate deacetylase → MIIKNGFIFQEDGTFKKKDLYVENGKIVSSIEEVTDRKEIDASGMKVLPGAVDVHSHGAFGHDFSDADVEGLKTVLRYEKSHGVTSYCPTSMTLPKEQLLDIFATAVKAGNAEDQARIVGINMEGPFIDPDKKGAHVERHIRRPDMGFFRECNEKSGNLIKLVTLAPNMEGADEFIEELKDEVKISIGHTMAGYDAALAAMRKGANHVTHLFNAMPAYGHRDPGVVGAAADAENCMVELICDGIHIHPSVVRNTFRMFGSERVVLISDSMMATGMENGTYELGGQEVTMNNRKATLANGTIAGSATNLFDCMKTAMKFGISEADAIFAATRNPAKSIGVYDRVGSLTPGKEADILLVDDAYNLKKVL, encoded by the coding sequence ATGATAATAAAAAATGGATTTATATTTCAGGAAGACGGCACTTTTAAAAAGAAAGACCTGTATGTAGAGAACGGAAAAATTGTATCTTCTATAGAAGAAGTGACAGACAGGAAAGAGATTGATGCTTCGGGCATGAAAGTCCTTCCCGGCGCTGTGGATGTACACAGCCACGGTGCATTCGGACACGATTTTTCCGACGCGGATGTGGAAGGACTTAAAACTGTCCTCCGTTATGAAAAATCCCATGGCGTGACTTCCTACTGCCCCACCTCCATGACACTGCCGAAAGAGCAGCTCCTGGATATTTTCGCAACTGCTGTAAAGGCAGGAAATGCAGAAGATCAGGCAAGGATTGTTGGAATCAATATGGAAGGGCCTTTCATTGACCCAGATAAAAAAGGTGCCCATGTAGAACGCCATATACGCAGACCGGATATGGGATTCTTCCGTGAATGCAACGAAAAAAGCGGAAATCTCATAAAACTCGTAACACTTGCCCCCAATATGGAAGGCGCCGATGAATTTATAGAGGAACTGAAGGATGAGGTTAAAATATCCATTGGTCATACCATGGCCGGCTATGACGCCGCACTGGCAGCCATGAGAAAGGGCGCCAATCATGTAACCCATCTATTCAACGCCATGCCGGCATACGGCCACCGTGACCCGGGCGTTGTGGGTGCTGCTGCAGATGCAGAAAACTGTATGGTGGAATTGATCTGTGACGGGATCCATATTCACCCAAGTGTTGTAAGAAATACCTTCCGTATGTTCGGAAGTGAAAGAGTTGTGCTTATCAGTGATTCCATGATGGCAACAGGCATGGAAAACGGCACCTACGAGCTGGGCGGCCAGGAAGTTACCATGAACAACAGGAAGGCAACATTGGCAAACGGCACGATCGCAGGCTCCGCAACCAACCTGTTTGACTGCATGAAAACAGCTATGAAATTCGGTATTTCTGAGGCAGACGCCATCTTCGCCGCAACAAGAAATCCAGCCAAGAGCATTGGAGTCTATGACAGAGTCGGATCTTTGACACCCGGAAAAGAAGCGGATATCCTGCTGGTGGATGACGCGTATAATCTGAAGAAAGTATTATAA
- a CDS encoding GIY-YIG nuclease family protein, with amino-acid sequence MNYTYILKCGDGSLYTGWTNDLERRIKCHNAGKGAKYTKSRLPVELAYYESFGTKREAMQREWEIKRLSRKDKLKLFK; translated from the coding sequence ATGAATTATACTTACATCCTTAAATGCGGTGACGGCAGCCTTTATACCGGGTGGACCAATGACCTGGAACGGCGTATAAAGTGCCACAACGCCGGAAAAGGGGCAAAATACACAAAGTCCAGACTTCCTGTTGAGCTGGCCTATTATGAGTCCTTTGGGACTAAAAGGGAGGCCATGCAAAGAGAGTGGGAGATAAAACGGCTTTCCAGGAAGGACAAGCTGAAATTATTCAAGTAA
- a CDS encoding C40 family peptidase: MHLKKLSRVVAVTVVLTMVTPSAVFAGDMTKVGTNKIEKPEDTDSASIKDQDKNQKPTGSENPENSDNPNTEEPDPENPDPENPNPDPENPDPEKPENPNPGPENPDPENPNPDPENPDPENPDPDPENPDPENPDPDPENPDPENPDPGKPDPENPDPEKPETPAEPEKPAEETPAEPEAPAEEPAQDAETSGNLIDSQQAFEMPDIKENFRFRTIRKVYAFALENLNVYEEKSEQARVIGTLDKDGVCYLLSNDGLKLRLGNEEEEQTMDTDDGTWVYIESGTVRGFVLKSKLLTGDEAQKIADAKAKEKQEAEEKNKTAKKKIVVEEFKQAKELISPLENKAFLYTKTTVRSTVVSKDYAVCKSLLGTIHESQSDKSRVIGNLNLDNICFVLADKDKDWIYVESGDVRGFIKKSSLYLDDEANKIIEERGEENLDTAAELIKPEDNSACYYTITSIKGGVPGGALRQSILEFASQFVGNPYVWGGTSLTDGADCSGFVQSIYSQYGYDLPRVAEDQAYYGTQIPVDEAQPGDLIFYSNGSEIYHVVMYAGEGKTVEAANSRAGIIVGNVNTANAVWATRVLDDTYGFYGSDIGEVNASQDQYGECLGTYKITHYCGGACCNDQWAGVTSTGAPLVEGDTIAVDPTVIPYGTRVIINGHIFTASDCGGAIKGNRIDVFVNDHNRGNNLGVYYTNVYLLK, translated from the coding sequence ATGCATTTAAAAAAATTGAGCAGAGTCGTGGCTGTAACAGTGGTGCTGACAATGGTTACACCGTCCGCTGTTTTTGCCGGCGATATGACAAAGGTTGGAACAAATAAAATTGAAAAGCCTGAGGATACGGATTCTGCAAGTATAAAAGATCAGGATAAAAACCAAAAACCGACAGGTTCGGAGAATCCCGAGAACTCAGACAATCCAAATACTGAAGAACCAGACCCGGAGAATCCAGACCCGGAAAACCCCAATCCGGACCCAGAGAACCCGGACCCGGAAAAACCGGAAAATCCAAATCCGGGCCCGGAGAACCCGGACCCGGAAAATCCAAATCCAGACCCGGAGAACCCAGATCCGGAAAATCCAGATCCGGACCCAGAGAATCCGGACCCGGAAAATCCAGATCCAGACCCGGAGAACCCGGACCCGGAAAATCCAGATCCAGGGAAACCAGACCCGGAAAATCCGGATCCCGAAAAACCGGAAACACCGGCGGAGCCTGAAAAGCCTGCAGAAGAAACACCCGCAGAGCCTGAGGCACCAGCAGAGGAGCCGGCACAGGATGCAGAGACAAGCGGCAATTTGATTGATAGCCAGCAGGCTTTTGAAATGCCGGATATTAAGGAAAATTTCCGTTTTCGTACCATTCGCAAGGTCTATGCATTTGCCCTGGAGAATCTGAACGTCTATGAAGAAAAATCAGAGCAGGCAAGGGTCATTGGAACACTGGATAAAGATGGTGTATGTTATCTTCTGAGCAATGATGGATTGAAGCTTCGTCTGGGCAATGAAGAGGAAGAACAGACCATGGATACGGATGATGGAACATGGGTATACATAGAGTCAGGAACTGTCAGAGGATTTGTGCTGAAGTCAAAACTTTTAACAGGTGATGAGGCGCAGAAGATAGCAGACGCAAAAGCAAAAGAAAAACAGGAAGCTGAAGAAAAAAACAAAACAGCCAAGAAGAAAATCGTGGTTGAAGAATTTAAACAGGCAAAAGAATTAATTTCACCTCTGGAAAATAAAGCATTCCTTTATACAAAGACTACTGTAAGGTCTACTGTAGTCTCAAAAGATTATGCAGTGTGCAAATCTTTACTTGGAACCATTCATGAATCTCAGAGTGATAAGAGCCGTGTCATCGGTAATTTGAATCTGGATAACATTTGTTTTGTACTTGCAGATAAAGATAAGGATTGGATATATGTAGAGTCCGGAGATGTAAGAGGATTTATTAAAAAGAGTTCTCTTTACCTGGATGATGAAGCAAACAAGATCATAGAAGAGCGCGGGGAAGAGAATCTGGATACCGCTGCAGAGCTTATAAAACCGGAAGATAACAGTGCATGTTACTATACGATCACCTCTATAAAGGGTGGAGTTCCGGGTGGAGCACTGAGACAGTCTATTCTGGAGTTTGCATCCCAGTTTGTAGGCAATCCCTATGTGTGGGGCGGCACAAGCCTGACAGACGGTGCGGATTGTTCTGGTTTTGTTCAGAGTATTTATTCACAGTACGGTTATGACCTTCCCAGAGTTGCCGAGGATCAGGCTTATTACGGTACACAGATACCGGTTGATGAAGCACAGCCGGGCGACTTGATCTTCTATTCCAACGGAAGTGAGATTTATCATGTTGTGATGTATGCCGGAGAAGGAAAAACTGTAGAGGCGGCAAACAGCCGTGCAGGAATTATTGTAGGAAATGTCAATACTGCAAACGCAGTGTGGGCAACCAGAGTTCTGGATGACACATATGGATTCTATGGAAGTGATATCGGAGAAGTTAACGCTTCCCAGGATCAGTATGGCGAATGTCTGGGCACATATAAGATTACACATTACTGCGGCGGTGCATGCTGTAATGACCAGTGGGCAGGGGTTACCTCCACCGGAGCACCTCTTGTGGAAGGCGATACCATCGCAGTAGACCCAACAGTTATTCCATATGGAACAAGAGTTATTATTAACGGACATATCTTTACCGCATCTGACTGTGGTGGTGCGATCAAAGGCAATCGCATAGATGTTTTTGTCAATGACCATAATCGCGGGAACAATCTGGGGGTATATTACACCAATGTATATCTTTTAAAATGA
- a CDS encoding M23 family metallopeptidase, whose amino-acid sequence MSKRNKIRVALSSFLVLAIVVTCAAVYQSGSKSTPNEKELVKNEENTSDEAMTTEEKPEEESQDANTTQVEGTREVPEEADTQSEAVQEPAAEQTESADASAAENTQPEADTQDASAEVDNQAAVAAAPDVNFTESSLMEWPVSGQVVIDYDMEHTVYFPTLNEYKYSPAIAISSEVDTPVASVANGQVVAVEENVETGTTVTVDLGNGYQAVYGQLKDVAFQPEQYVQAGATLGYVNEPTKYYTKEGANLYFELKKDGSPLDPIQYLP is encoded by the coding sequence ATGAGTAAAAGAAACAAAATCCGCGTGGCTCTCAGCAGTTTTTTAGTGCTGGCCATAGTTGTAACATGTGCGGCTGTATATCAGTCCGGGAGTAAGAGCACACCGAATGAAAAGGAACTTGTCAAGAATGAGGAGAATACTTCTGACGAGGCAATGACAACAGAAGAAAAACCTGAGGAGGAATCCCAGGATGCCAACACCACTCAGGTTGAAGGTACCAGAGAAGTGCCGGAAGAGGCAGATACACAGTCAGAAGCAGTCCAGGAGCCTGCAGCAGAGCAGACTGAATCTGCAGACGCCTCTGCAGCAGAGAATACACAGCCGGAGGCTGATACACAGGATGCATCCGCAGAGGTGGACAACCAGGCAGCAGTTGCAGCTGCACCGGATGTGAACTTTACAGAAAGCTCTCTTATGGAGTGGCCTGTAAGTGGACAGGTAGTCATTGATTATGATATGGAACACACTGTATATTTCCCCACTCTGAATGAATATAAATACAGCCCGGCAATTGCTATTTCCTCAGAGGTTGATACACCGGTTGCCTCTGTTGCAAACGGTCAGGTAGTGGCTGTGGAAGAAAACGTTGAGACAGGAACAACAGTTACTGTTGACCTGGGTAATGGATATCAGGCAGTTTACGGTCAGTTAAAAGATGTGGCATTCCAGCCGGAGCAGTATGTACAGGCAGGGGCAACACTTGGTTATGTGAATGAGCCTACAAAATATTATACAAAAGAGGGTGCAAACCTTTATTTTGAACTGAAGAAAGACGGAAGCCCGCTGGATCCTATCCAGTACCTGCCGTAA
- a CDS encoding SpoIID/LytB domain-containing protein — translation MKAGKGPGISGILILFLLPYLLTVIICGRKACPVSRESDMEDYLPAVTASQISWDAPREAIKAQTIIARNNLYLEWKKGTAANTIQNASQALKKRKMDDLFLEQFQKFQDAAADTRGQVLMKDGDVVELPYHELSQGKTRDAQEVLGDAFSYAPSVETPEDINSPSYIQGCYFSLDDLKKQIQNTYPGFSIDDMGEIEIKNTDRAGYVMEINVGNQEFQGEKIREILHLPSSCFTVQTLENEVRFLCKGIGHGVGLSQYTAEKMAGQKKKYEEILNYFFPDLKLKEIQK, via the coding sequence ATGAAAGCAGGAAAAGGTCCGGGGATTTCCGGAATACTCATATTGTTTTTACTGCCATATCTTTTGACTGTTATTATATGCGGGAGAAAAGCGTGCCCTGTTTCCAGGGAATCAGATATGGAAGATTATCTTCCGGCTGTCACAGCATCTCAGATATCCTGGGATGCGCCCCGTGAAGCCATAAAAGCACAAACCATTATCGCCAGAAATAATCTCTATCTGGAGTGGAAGAAAGGAACCGCGGCGAATACCATTCAGAATGCTTCCCAGGCACTGAAAAAAAGAAAAATGGATGATCTGTTCCTGGAGCAGTTCCAGAAGTTCCAGGATGCGGCGGCTGATACCAGGGGGCAGGTACTTATGAAAGACGGGGATGTGGTGGAACTTCCTTATCATGAACTGAGCCAGGGAAAGACCAGGGATGCCCAGGAGGTACTTGGAGATGCTTTTTCCTATGCCCCTTCCGTGGAAACTCCGGAAGATATCAACAGCCCTTCCTACATACAGGGATGCTATTTTTCCCTGGATGATTTGAAAAAGCAGATCCAGAACACGTATCCCGGTTTTTCCATTGATGATATGGGGGAAATTGAGATCAAAAATACTGACCGTGCGGGTTATGTTATGGAGATCAATGTGGGAAACCAGGAATTTCAGGGGGAGAAGATAAGAGAGATCCTGCATCTGCCCTCCTCCTGTTTTACGGTCCAGACATTGGAGAATGAGGTGAGGTTTCTCTGTAAAGGTATTGGTCACGGGGTAGGGTTGAGCCAATATACAGCGGAAAAAATGGCGGGACAAAAGAAAAAGTATGAGGAAATCTTAAATTATTTTTTCCCTGATCTAAAATTGAAGGAAATACAAAAGTAA
- a CDS encoding tRNA (mnm(5)s(2)U34)-methyltransferase, with protein sequence MKSYQITEWCHESFRIHAKRGGVYIDATMGNGNDTLFLCRMAGETGRVKAFDIQQQAIDATEKLLERNGLRQRAELLLESHTNMGLYERKETVDGIFFNFGYLPGGDHSLATKPENSLRAILEGLELLKKGGAMSLCIYSGGDTGFEERDSILEMLKNLDSRKYVVILSTYYNRENNPPIPVLVLKK encoded by the coding sequence ATGAAATCTTATCAGATCACAGAGTGGTGCCATGAAAGTTTTAGAATACATGCAAAGCGCGGAGGTGTGTATATAGATGCCACCATGGGGAATGGAAATGATACGCTTTTTCTGTGCAGGATGGCAGGTGAGACTGGCCGTGTAAAAGCCTTTGATATCCAGCAGCAGGCAATTGATGCCACAGAGAAGCTGCTGGAGCGGAATGGTTTGAGGCAGCGGGCAGAACTACTGCTGGAGAGCCATACCAATATGGGACTGTATGAGCGGAAAGAGACAGTTGACGGTATATTCTTTAATTTTGGATATTTACCCGGTGGTGACCATTCTCTAGCCACAAAGCCCGAAAACAGTCTGAGGGCCATTTTAGAGGGCCTGGAGCTGTTAAAAAAGGGCGGTGCTATGAGTCTTTGCATCTACAGCGGAGGAGATACCGGTTTTGAGGAGAGGGACAGCATTCTGGAAATGCTGAAAAATTTGGACAGCAGGAAATATGTAGTCATTTTGAGTACATACTATAACAGAGAAAATAATCCACCCATACCGGTATTGGTTTTAAAAAAATAA
- a CDS encoding O-acetylhomoserine aminocarboxypropyltransferase/cysteine synthase family protein, with translation MDKEFRIETKCVQSGWKPKKGEPRILPIYQSTTFKYDTTEEMGRLFDLKDEGYFYTRCQNPTNDLVAAKIADLEGGVAGVLTSSGQAAIFYAVFNICEAGDHVICASAIYGGTLNLLGVTAKKMGIECTFVDADAPAEELEKAFQPNTKAVFAETIANPSLVVLDIEKFAGLSHAHGVPLIVDNTFATPVNCRPFEWGADIIIHSTTKYMDGHAMQVGGAIVDSGNFDWDAYGDKFHGLTRPDESYHGVVYTKQFGKAAYIMKINAQLMRDLGSIPSPTNCFMLNASLESLALRVERHCYNARKVAEFLNEHSLVSHVNYAGLPGDKYYELAKKYMPKGTCGVISFELKDGREAAVKFMDSLKLAAIVTHVADARTSVLHPASHTHRQLNDEQLVAAGVSPGMIRFSVGIENVEDIIEDLAQALEASTK, from the coding sequence ATGGATAAAGAATTTCGCATTGAAACCAAATGTGTGCAGTCAGGATGGAAACCAAAAAAAGGAGAGCCCAGAATTCTGCCTATTTACCAGAGTACAACGTTTAAATATGATACCACTGAGGAGATGGGACGTCTTTTTGACCTGAAAGACGAAGGGTATTTTTATACAAGATGCCAGAACCCAACCAATGATTTGGTGGCAGCTAAGATTGCAGACCTGGAAGGCGGTGTAGCGGGAGTGCTTACCTCATCAGGACAGGCTGCTATCTTTTATGCTGTATTTAATATTTGTGAGGCGGGGGACCATGTGATCTGTGCGTCTGCCATCTATGGCGGTACATTGAACCTGCTGGGCGTCACAGCAAAGAAGATGGGCATTGAGTGTACCTTTGTGGATGCGGATGCGCCGGCAGAAGAGTTGGAGAAAGCTTTTCAGCCAAACACCAAGGCTGTTTTTGCTGAGACCATTGCTAATCCGTCTCTTGTTGTTCTGGATATCGAAAAGTTTGCAGGTCTGTCACATGCCCATGGGGTTCCGTTGATTGTTGATAATACATTTGCAACACCTGTAAACTGCCGTCCATTTGAGTGGGGTGCGGATATTATAATCCATTCCACAACAAAATATATGGACGGACATGCAATGCAGGTAGGCGGCGCTATTGTTGACAGCGGTAATTTTGACTGGGATGCTTACGGTGATAAGTTTCACGGCCTCACAAGGCCTGATGAATCCTATCATGGGGTGGTGTACACAAAACAGTTCGGAAAAGCAGCATATATTATGAAAATTAATGCGCAGCTTATGCGTGATCTGGGTTCCATTCCATCCCCCACCAACTGTTTCATGTTAAATGCCAGCCTGGAGTCCCTGGCGCTGCGTGTGGAGCGTCATTGCTATAATGCCCGGAAGGTGGCTGAATTCCTCAATGAACATTCCCTGGTAAGCCATGTAAATTATGCGGGGCTTCCCGGAGATAAATATTATGAACTGGCTAAGAAATATATGCCAAAGGGTACCTGCGGTGTTATCTCTTTTGAATTGAAGGACGGAAGGGAAGCAGCAGTGAAATTTATGGACAGCCTGAAGCTGGCAGCAATTGTAACGCATGTGGCGGATGCAAGAACAAGTGTCCTTCATCCCGCAAGCCATACACACAGGCAGTTAAATGATGAACAGCTTGTGGCAGCAGGGGTTTCACCTGGAATGATCCGTTTTTCCGTGGGTATTGAGAATGTAGAGGATATTATTGAAGACCTGGCACAGGCGTTGGAAGCCAGCACAAAGTAA
- a CDS encoding MATE family efflux transporter — MKRNVDLLEGPIAGSMARLAFPIMGTSLIQMAYNMVDMIWIGRVSSNAVAAVGAAGMYMWLANGITTIPRIGGQVTVGQSLGAMDKDAAIDYVRASLRMGTLLGIIYGIICVLFAGPLIGFFKLNSPEVINDAEIYLVITCGAIVFSFLNQVFTGILTAMGNTMAAFRATTIGLIINLVLDPVLIFGFGPIPRMGVTGAALATVFAQIIVFALYIATVWSEPVIFQHIHLTQRAEKQHVRDIVRIGFPPAVQDALFSGISMVIARLIAGWGDAAVAVQKVGSQIESISWMAAGGFSTAVNAFVAQNYGAGKRDRIKKGYKTAMGIMALWGIFTSFILIAFPEFFFRIFITEKDVLPMGVDYLRIIGISEFFMCMEITTAGAFQGFGKTVPPSVTGIVFNTLRIPGAMLLSSTVLGLNGVWWTLSLSCVLKGLVLPVWFLIIFVKYYKSGRKEF, encoded by the coding sequence ATGAAGAGAAATGTAGATTTGCTGGAAGGGCCTATAGCGGGTTCTATGGCAAGATTAGCCTTTCCTATTATGGGAACATCATTAATACAGATGGCGTACAATATGGTGGATATGATTTGGATCGGACGTGTCAGCAGCAACGCGGTAGCAGCAGTAGGAGCCGCTGGTATGTACATGTGGCTGGCAAACGGCATTACCACCATTCCCAGGATCGGGGGACAAGTGACCGTAGGGCAGTCGCTTGGAGCTATGGATAAGGATGCTGCCATTGACTATGTCAGAGCCTCCCTGCGGATGGGGACGCTGCTGGGAATTATATATGGAATTATCTGTGTTTTGTTTGCCGGCCCGCTGATTGGTTTTTTTAAGCTGAACAGTCCGGAAGTTATAAATGATGCAGAAATATATCTGGTGATTACCTGTGGAGCTATTGTGTTTTCTTTTTTGAATCAGGTATTTACAGGAATATTGACAGCTATGGGAAATACCATGGCTGCCTTCCGGGCAACTACCATTGGGCTGATCATTAATCTGGTGCTTGACCCGGTCTTGATATTTGGATTTGGACCTATTCCCAGAATGGGAGTGACTGGAGCAGCGCTTGCCACAGTATTTGCTCAGATTATTGTGTTTGCCCTCTATATTGCCACTGTTTGGAGTGAGCCGGTTATTTTTCAGCACATCCATTTGACCCAGAGGGCAGAGAAGCAGCATGTGCGGGATATAGTGCGTATTGGATTTCCACCGGCTGTACAGGATGCGCTGTTTTCCGGAATTTCCATGGTAATTGCCCGTTTGATCGCAGGGTGGGGGGATGCCGCGGTAGCTGTACAGAAGGTTGGAAGCCAGATTGAATCTATTTCCTGGATGGCTGCCGGAGGGTTTTCCACAGCTGTAAATGCGTTTGTAGCCCAGAATTACGGAGCGGGAAAAAGGGATAGAATAAAAAAAGGGTATAAGACAGCCATGGGGATCATGGCTCTCTGGGGCATTTTTACCAGCTTTATTCTCATTGCGTTTCCTGAATTTTTCTTCCGGATTTTTATTACGGAGAAAGATGTACTGCCAATGGGGGTTGATTATCTGAGAATAATAGGAATATCGGAGTTCTTCATGTGTATGGAGATCACCACCGCCGGAGCTTTTCAGGGATTTGGAAAGACGGTCCCCCCTTCTGTGACTGGAATTGTTTTTAATACACTGAGGATACCGGGGGCTATGCTGCTGTCCTCTACGGTTCTTGGACTCAATGGTGTATGGTGGACGCTGAGCCTTTCCTGTGTATTGAAGGGCTTGGTGCTGCCGGTATGGTTCCTGATCATCTTTGTGAAATATTATAAAAGCGGACGGAAAGAATTTTAA
- a CDS encoding DUF6062 family protein, whose amino-acid sequence MKEKIYTIPLMDAFHAGDECPFCFIERNLEQHSMDFVLGSGASYMEDDVRAETDQLGFCHEHYKKMFDYGNRLGCGLILTTHFKKKNEELKQQIKMFSPGKASMLGHFKKAKLDADNPKTNIGAWIKEQEQNCYICDYYKNTYVRYLDTFFELYRKNPEFVALFKNSKGFCLSHFGDLVETAESLLTDKEKASFYEILFPLMTDNMQRVTDDLEWFCDKFDYRNKDADWKNSRDAIQRGMQKAGSGYPADPPYKANL is encoded by the coding sequence ATGAAGGAAAAAATATACACCATACCGCTGATGGATGCATTCCATGCCGGCGACGAATGCCCTTTCTGCTTTATCGAAAGAAATCTGGAACAGCACTCCATGGACTTTGTCCTTGGATCCGGTGCCTCATATATGGAGGACGATGTACGGGCAGAGACAGATCAACTTGGGTTCTGTCATGAACACTATAAGAAAATGTTCGATTATGGTAATCGTCTGGGATGCGGGCTGATCCTGACTACACACTTTAAGAAAAAAAACGAAGAGCTAAAACAGCAGATCAAAATGTTCTCTCCTGGAAAAGCCTCCATGCTGGGACATTTTAAAAAGGCAAAACTGGATGCGGACAATCCTAAAACCAACATTGGTGCCTGGATAAAGGAACAGGAGCAGAACTGTTATATCTGTGACTACTACAAAAATACATATGTGCGTTATCTTGATACCTTTTTTGAGCTATACAGAAAAAATCCGGAATTTGTAGCTTTATTTAAAAATAGTAAAGGCTTTTGCCTCTCCCATTTTGGCGACCTGGTAGAAACCGCGGAATCTCTTCTTACGGACAAGGAGAAAGCTTCCTTCTACGAAATCCTCTTTCCTCTCATGACTGATAACATGCAGAGAGTCACAGATGATCTGGAATGGTTCTGTGATAAATTTGATTACCGGAACAAGGATGCGGACTGGAAGAACTCCAGAGATGCCATTCAACGGGGGATGCAGAAAGCAGGAAGCGGTTATCCGGCAGATCCGCCCTACAAAGCAAATTTATAA
- a CDS encoding lysophospholipid acyltransferase family protein, which translates to MKRIMLMVAYNILLVPYMWFKLCYYASHVDKYTEEERYKVLRFIDSRAIKGGRVTIDVHGQENIPEENGFMFFPNHQGLFDVLSIMAACPRPFSVVMKKEIQNIPFLKQVFACMKAYAIDRDDVKQAMKVIIQVTKEVKEGRNYLIFAEGTRTKDPNHVHEFKGGSFKSAMKAKCPVVPVALIDAYKPFDVRSIEKVTVQVHFLEPIRYEEYKNMKSVELAAEVKRRIEKVIEKNEKK; encoded by the coding sequence ATGAAAAGAATAATGTTAATGGTTGCATATAATATCCTTCTTGTGCCCTATATGTGGTTCAAACTATGCTACTATGCCAGCCATGTAGATAAATATACAGAGGAAGAACGTTATAAGGTACTGCGTTTTATAGACAGCCGTGCGATCAAGGGCGGAAGGGTTACGATCGACGTTCATGGACAGGAGAATATTCCTGAGGAGAATGGGTTTATGTTTTTCCCAAATCATCAGGGATTGTTTGATGTGCTGTCTATTATGGCAGCATGCCCAAGGCCTTTTTCTGTTGTCATGAAGAAAGAAATTCAGAATATCCCATTTTTAAAACAGGTATTTGCCTGTATGAAGGCATATGCTATTGACAGGGATGACGTAAAGCAGGCTATGAAGGTTATCATCCAGGTGACAAAAGAGGTGAAAGAGGGCAGAAACTATCTCATATTTGCAGAGGGTACCAGGACAAAGGATCCGAACCATGTACATGAGTTTAAGGGCGGGAGCTTTAAAAGTGCCATGAAGGCAAAGTGTCCCGTTGTCCCTGTGGCGCTGATAGATGCCTATAAACCATTTGATGTGAGATCAATAGAAAAGGTGACCGTACAGGTGCATTTTTTAGAGCCTATCAGATATGAAGAGTACAAAAATATGAAATCCGTGGAGCTTGCTGCAGAAGTAAAAAGAAGAATTGAAAAAGTTATTGAAAAAAATGAGAAAAAGTGA
- a CDS encoding LptM family lipoprotein, with the protein MRRLKGLLCCALVIMLIFSLSGCGVKVSTKSPESVTKSIVNAYQKGDTEAAKKCLGQDPDKKCADEITQEIKYNMKQFKAYGASEVNFTKCESLGNFNGYELVYAIYNLVKKDKDDKKSEALEIPSMSMYFVKEKDKKYHVVPAKDVTDEMSKISSEEFAKFMKTEEYKTYEKDYKKFIRKNPNFEEDLKKEMEK; encoded by the coding sequence ATGCGTAGATTAAAAGGGCTTCTATGTTGCGCTTTGGTGATAATGCTTATATTTTCTTTGAGCGGATGCGGCGTTAAGGTAAGCACAAAATCACCGGAGAGTGTTACAAAATCTATTGTAAATGCATATCAGAAAGGGGATACCGAGGCAGCAAAGAAATGCCTCGGCCAGGACCCTGACAAAAAATGTGCGGATGAGATCACGCAGGAAATAAAGTATAATATGAAACAGTTTAAGGCCTATGGTGCATCAGAGGTAAACTTCACCAAGTGCGAATCCCTGGGGAATTTTAATGGCTATGAACTGGTTTATGCTATTTACAATCTGGTGAAGAAGGATAAGGATGACAAAAAGTCAGAAGCTCTGGAGATCCCTTCTATGTCCATGTATTTTGTGAAGGAAAAAGATAAAAAGTATCATGTAGTGCCTGCAAAAGATGTTACAGATGAAATGAGCAAGATATCCAGTGAAGAATTTGCAAAGTTCATGAAGACGGAAGAGTACAAGACCTACGAGAAGGATTACAAGAAGTTTATAAGGAAAAATCCGAATTTTGAGGAAGACCTGAAAAAAGAGATGGAAAAATAA